The genomic DNA gcatgccCCCTTGTGCCCCTCCCTGCCGCGCAGCAGGTGAGAGTCCAGCAGGGGTCGCTGGGCGTGTGCCAGGCAGCTGGCACGGGCCCTAGGGGTCTATGCActaggggtggggggcgggatcAGTACTCCCAGAGTGTGGCGCGGGGCAGGGAGTCGGCGTCGGCGCGCAGGGTGCCGGCTGGGTCCCCGCGCAGGTATTTCCCATTCTTTCCCCGGATGGCCACGCGCCCGCGCTCCCGGAACTCGAAGAAGAAATCCTCAGACATCTCCCCGTCGCTGCAGATGGCACCGCTGCTGGCGACGTACCAGAACTTGCCGCTGAGGCCTGGGGAGAGAGCAGAGGGGGCGGGTGAGGGCAGGGCCCTGCCAGGCTGCGCCCACCCCCCCGCCCGGCCTGGCACTCACCCCGGATGTGGTAGGCCCCGTCGCTGAAGAGCAGCTGGAAGACGTCGTAGGTGGCCCGGTTGGCATCCAGCAGGTTGGAGCCGCGGTGGCAGCAGACGAAGCCGTGGTCACCCCGCAGCACCAGGATGGGCCGGTTAATCAGCTTGAGGACGAACTCCTCGTCTTCCCCTGGGGAGCACGGCAGGGCTGTGGGCAGCGGGTCgtggggcagccctgcccagtgGGGCCACAGCCACCCCTTCTGCCAGGGCCTGGGCACCAGGCACCCCCTGCTCACCCAGTAACCCTGCCCCTTGACAGCTAGGGGGACGTCAGCCTCCGTTGGGGGTGCAGCGGAGCTCGCTGGCACAGGGTGGGCGTCGCAGCTGCAAACCCCTCTCACCCACCGGCCCCCAGCAACGCTGCCCTCAGCCTGGCCCTGTAGGCGCTGAGTCCTGGGCTCCTGCatcccctggctgcagcaggacTTACCAACAGAGTCGCTAACTGCGGCCAGCTGCCCGTTCTTCTTGGCGCAGATGTACTTGCCGTTGCTGGCCTTGAGGGCCACCCGCCGGCCACGCCACTCCATGTCGAACATGCTGTTGGCGGCACTGGGGGAGCAAGCAAGACAGCCCGAGTCAGAGACGGGCTCTGGAAGGGGCAgtttgggcagggcagggggcacctGCAGCGGCTGATCTCCTTGGTGCTCAGTGCCTGGCAAGCCCAGCAGACTGGCCCAGGCAGGTACCTGCCAGGAGGTGCCTgcacctgcccccagcacagtgCTCCAGCAGCCAGCAACCCCAGTGACTTTAACAGCCTGGTCACAGCTCCCATGATGCATGCTCAGCCCCTAGGGCTGGCCCCAGACCTGATTTGCCCTTTGTCCTGCTGGTGCCCCTGCCCCCTGGTGCCCTTGCTgtggctccagggctggccagctGAGCGCTGCAGGCTGGCCGAGCGTGCCGGGGGAGCGAGCAGGATGGCGTACATACTCACACGCTGGTGGCAGTGACCTGGATGCCCCCGTGGGACACCAGGGTCCAGGAGCTGCCCACGTTGGAGTGGAAGATGCACTTCTTGGTCTCTCTGTCAATTTGCATCTGGAAAGTCTCATGAGTCATCTCCTCGTCCTGGTTGGCTGAGACATTGACACCTGCAGGGAACGAGGAGGCCGCAGGGCATGGGGcaaggctgggggtcaggactgagggacactggcagagctggggggaggcagaGCCGAGGGCTGGtctagcaggggctgcggttaGGATTAATAGAGAACAAGGATGTGGCTTTATGGCCCATCCCCTGCTCACATGGATGCACGGCCCTGTCTCCCCCAGGTCTCACTGGTGTTGTGTAGCTGCTTAGGCCAGaggggcactggggagccccCCAGCATCCCTGCATGGCACCTGCCAGGAGCCAGCGTTGCCAGCCCCTGCCGTCAGGGCGTGCACCCGGGTGAGCAGAGCATGGCTGACCGCTCGGGTCACGGAGCCCTAATTCCCTGTGTCACAGCCCCGGCCATGCCCTGCTCACCCCCTTTTCCACTGGGTGAGCCACTGAGCTGCGGGTGCCCCCCGCCCAGCAAATCCTCCCAAACAATCGGCACTAATTGGGCTCGTTAACCTGATTGCTGCTGTTTCCATCTGCTTAGCAATTGAGAACCACAACCCCCCTATTTATAACAGCCCTCAGCGTCACCCGCACATAAGCTGCTTGGGCCGCACGCAGCAACACTGTTAGCTCGCTGGCTGCATGGGGCAGCCCCACCGCCCCTCACTGCCCCAAACCCGGGCGCTCCACAGGGTGCCTATCAGCCCCCCTGCCTGTGCCCAAAAGAGCCACCACTCAGCCTGCAGCCAGGGGGTtgtgggccctgcccccaggaggtgtttgcagtttgcagggggcacagggcgTGCTGGCAATGGCTGGCTGCTGCACTCTGGGAGATTGCTGGGTCTCCCCCCACCAGTGTCCTGAATTTGGTGGGTCTCCCTCCAGCACCAGCTTTTCATCCCACACACAACGTCACCGCCAGGCCGTGCAGCATGGctggcaggaggggctcagggagaCCCATGGTCTCCCAACCACCCCCATGTGTACACATGCACACCCAGACCcaggctcacacacacacatgcacacagatatcccatgtgcacacacactcatGTGCACGCACACATAGATTCTGACACCCCCAGATCCACACACAGACTTTCTCTCACACAGACTCACGTGTACACACACTACACAACCTATGCACACACCCCCAGACTCCTCTTCTCACACACACCTTTGCAGCACTCCCTCCCCAAACCCCGTGGTGCGCAGGCCGGGTTGTGGGGCCAGGTTACTATGGCAATGGAGCAGCGAGCAAAGCGCCGCCCGCACGCGCCCCTTGGCGGAGGGAGCGTCACCCGCTGCCACCTGTTCCCCGTCGGGCCCATATGGCCCAGGCTGACTCAccgggcagggagaggaggtggcTCAGTGCCAAGGGAGGCAGGCGCTgggcagcccctgcccctctggGTCTCCTCtgctggcggggagggaggggcaggaggggcagcCCCCCAATTGGGTATGGCCTCCCATGGCCCCCAGGGCCGCTGTGGGGGGATCAGGCCTTGGTTCGGAGACCGGGGGCCTGTCCCAtgttgccccccctcccccaagctcccTTGAATTCTGCCAGGGCTGGACCGGAGCCATGACTGCCATGGGGGAGCCAGCCCATGTCCCAGATACACTTGCTTTGACCCCCATGCCCGCTAAACAGCGGGAACCTCCGCATCATCGTTCACCTCCATGGGCCACACTGCCCCAAAGAaggcccctgctccccccggcaggggaagggggggcaaCACCTAGCTCCACGGCACCCTGGTGCATGTTCTCCAGCTCCACAACACGTGAGCTTCACCCCAACACGCAGCTGGGCCCTGGAGACACCGGCCCTCCTGGGATGGACACTGTCAGCCGTCGCCACTGGTCAAAGTGTATGTGGAAATCTGCTATCTGGTGGGCTTTTCTCACTCGCACGCAGAGCCTGCTTTGTTAGTGTAGGGTTGCACACTAACGCCAGGCTGTGCACCCCCATTTGTTAGTGTAGGGTTGCACACTAACACTGGGCTGTGCACCCGTTTGTTAGTGTAGGGTTGCACACTAGCCTGGGGCCTGTGCACCCCCCTTTGTTAGTGTAGGGTTGCGCACTAGCACTGGGCTGTGCATCCGTGTGTTAGTGTAGGGTTGCACACAAGCCTGGCAGGACGGAGGCAAAAGGCCTGCAGTGGCCTCCAGCCGGCACTAACTTGGAAGAGTGCAACCCACGTTGACATGGGGCAGCCGGCAACCCAGGGCTGGGCAGCGGGCACTGcttgctgcagctccagggcagctcctggaggaGAAGGGACCACCTTGGGGGCCGCCTTTGATACCCTTTTGGCTtgccagggctgggctctgggaaggcCCGCAGGTGCTGTGCAGAGAGAAAAGTCTCCCACTTCGCCAAAGACGCTGCCCCCGGAAATGCCTGTCGCTGGTCCCAGGCCCTGCAGTAacaacagcagctgcagcagtgagGATTGCAGGCATGGGGCTGCGGTGGACAGAAAGTGATTGTCAGCAGGACCCCTGGAAAGGACAGTCTGCACCTGGCCAGGTGCATTGGGCCTGGCTCTAGCGCCTGAACGCAAACAGGGCTGGAGAAGGACTATGAGCTGATGTGGGCTCCGGGACAGCAGGCTGCTGATTAAGACGGGTCACTGCCCCTGGGGCCGCTCCGCAGGCCGTGCCACGGACGAGGGGATTATTAGCTACCAGGATACCAGGCAAAAGGACCTGCTGGGCTGTTGCTGCGTGGGAGGAGAGAACCCCACATTCCCCGGGGCTGATGGGCTtcaggtgcagcagggagctggctggTCACTACCTGGTGGCCCAGGGATGTGGTTTATTGAAGAACCAACTGGTGTGGCCCACCCCACCGTACGGTGTGGGTGCCAGCCAGAGGGGCTGCTCGTGACCAGGGAGACAGCAGGAGAGCCCCTCTCAGCACAGACGGCTCCGGTGCCAAGGCCACTAAGAAGCACAACTGGAGAAAGGGTGAGTGTCAGTCCCCGTCCCCCGCCAGCCAGGCCCACAGCAGGACCACCTGGGAATCTGACCCAGGGGGGCTGGGCCCGAGCGTGGGCTGACAGTGAGTGGGGCGTGCCCCCACTCCAGACAGAGAGGGAGcccgggaaggggtggggagtgcACTTGAAATGCCACAGCGAAAGCGGGGGGAAAGGAGCCAGGAGAGCCTTGACCAGGCAGCCCCGGACCCACAGGAGCCCAGAGGGCCCGCCCCGGAGCCCCCAGCAGGTCCCTCCAAGCTGGCTTGGCTGAAGAGCCATTACAACAGGCAGAGTGGCACCCAGGAAACACAGGTTCTAGGTGCTGAGGTGTATGGGGGCaggacaccctcccaccccatagATCATAAACACAGACTCTGCTGGCATCTCTAGAGGGGAGCTGcccatggggagggaagggggcaaagGGGGGGGCACTTACCTTGCCGGATGGAGACATATCGGCCATTGGACGCCAGGAAAACCACTTGTGGGTGGCTCTCCTCCAGATCAAAGAGTTCGTCCTTGCCCGGCTTGGAGCTCCTCCCGGCCTTCAGGGTGCCCGTGGGCCCTATGGGCGCCAGGTACTTCCCGTTGCAGTCCTTGAAAGCCACCTTCCCTGCCTTGAACTCCAGGGTGTAGCCGGTGCGCGGGCTGGGCTCCGGCACCAGCGCACCGTCGTTCTGCAGGTAGCGGTTGTCGCAGGCCCGCAGGCAGTACCGCTGGTTCTGGAAGGTGAGGGTGATGAGCGCGTCCACGCCCCAGGGGATATTGCTGTCGGTGGAGATCTCATCCTCCAGGGCGCTCAGGTGCGCGTACCGCCTACGACTGATGCTCAGCAGGTTGGCCTGCGGGTGGATGGCCAGGTGGACGGTCCACAGCTCTGCCTCAGTGACAGCCTGGGCGAAGCAGGACAGCCTGTCTTCCGAGCCCCCGAAGAAGCGCTTGTAGGGCTGAGACTGCAGGGCCCAGCGCCCGTCTGACTGGGTGACAATAGCAAAGCGCCCGTCTCTGCCCGGCTTCTCGGCTTCACACGACACCTTCCCGTCCTTGTCAGTGGCCAGGTACCTGCCCAGGTGGCTTCTCAGGAAGACCACGGAGCTGTCGGCCTCGTCCTGCTCCAGGGTCCATATCTGCTTCCTCTTCAGGCTGGGCGCCGAGGCGTTGACCTTGTAGCCAAAGCTCTCGGCCGTCAGGTAGCGGCTCTGGAAGTTGATCAAGCCAAACTGGATCTTCAGGACCTGGTGGATACCGTTGGTTGGCATCTTCTGTCGGTTCCTGGGGAGTGGGGCGTGAGCCGAGgttctcccagctctgctgaggACACTGGTGGGTGTGTGCTCACACACTCACTCCCACACGCAGCTGGCCCCAGGCAGACCTGGATTAGAGCGAAGTGCCTCAGTCCAAGCCACACTGACGTGCCGCTGCCCCAGTTCCTGGTCCCTCTCCGCCGGGTGCAGTCTCTCTTGCGTTCATCTAACCTGCAGCCTGGAATGCCAACCTCGTCTGGGTGTCTGGCCCCACAGCCAGCAGCACCGGCACCCCCTGCGCGGCCGCTCCGGCTGACCTCTCCTGCTCCGGCGTGCCGGGGGTGCAGACCAGGAAACGCCCGGGCTGAGGCGCTGCGGCCGGCGTTAGAGAGGCCCAGCTAAGATTACGGAGCTCACCTGGATTTCAATGGGCTCAGTTGCGGGGTTTGCGTGAGCACAAGCAAGGGGGTTGACGCGGGAGACAATGGGCCTTTGATGGAGCCTCTGCTCCGGTGTTCAGCTCCGCTGGGCCGGCCTCACAGGCTGTtccgctggggctggggccgcgGCTGGTGTCTGAGTTCCTGACCCCTCCGCGGACGGTGAGCTCTGCCCCCGGCTGCCGGTTCTGCCTCCTTCTTCTGAGCCACCAAGCCTCAGGTGGAAAACTTGGGCAGCAACCCGATCCGCCCCTGCCGGGGCCGCGCTGCCTTCCCGTGGGCACCCGGCTAGGGTTACGGGCGTCTCTGACTCGGCAGGAGGTCACCCCAGCAGCAGGCTGGCCCAGCCGCTAAGCTCCTTAACAATTAGCCCGGCCCTTTGATTAGTTTAAACCGTTTATCCCCCTTTGGGCCTCTGGCCTCCATctgtcctgcaccccctgctgctccaaatcctcccccagcccaggcagccCCCAAGATGCTCTGTGGCCGAGTTGTGAGTGCAGGGGAACAGCCTCACAAATAGCTCCACCTGGCATGGGGCAGCTAGTACCTCGGGGGGCAGTCACCCCCGTCTGGGGCCCTGGGAGCAGGTGGCCTGTGGGAGTTTGCAAGGGGACATAGCAGGGGTGCAAACGGCCAGGGCCAGCGTGGCTGCCAtccctgggcagggggagggcccGTCTCTGAGGCCCTAGGGTGTGAGCCCAGCCGGGCCATTGCCCCCATCTGGCAGCCAGGCAGAGCTGGCGGGGGGCAGAGCTGTAACAAGGGCCAGGCAAAGCAGAGGGGCGCAGCTCTACCGCGATCGGCAGCGcttcggtggcagctctgccACCACCACTTCGGTGGCTCTgactccctcttggagggaaggacctgccgtcgAATTGCTGCcgccgcttcattcattctttggcggcaattcagcggcgggtccttttCTCcggagggactcagggacccgccgccggccgaagagcctggagccggcccttgcctcaggcgcaaaaattccttgttaatGCTCTGGCGGGGGGTGGCGGGGTGGAGAAGAGCAGCCAAAGGGGCCTCGGCCTGCAATGAGGAAAGAgccggggggagagaaggggggtggatggggtggcaggcagcagggtctgagtggggaggagggtggccCATGGGAGCATGGGATGAAGCCAAGCCAGGGGGCCTGTGCTCCAGCCTGGCCTGGCTGTCCCCAGCCCTCTGGTGTCGCTCCCCCAGGCTCTGTGGGTGCGAGTCCCGGCTGGCGCACGCAGTGGGGtttggatgggctggggctgctcGGCCCCCTGCGCAGGGTAAGCGCTGACcacagaggcagggccagagcatCTCGGCAGGGAAGTGCTGGCAGTCCCGTGGGTGGGGGCGTTgggagctgggctggctgtgTGGGGGTCGGCTCTGCCTGACCCATGGCCACGCTGGCTGCTCGGGGGTAAGCCCTTGTCCCACTGGATTCAGAGAGAGGCTCCAACAGGATCGGGGGTGGCCTGGCCCTGAGAGGGGGCCCAAAGCAATGGGTGTCAGGGCACCTGGGACTGAGCCTGCAGCTGTGCCAGGGGGTCCCATGGGCTCCTCCTCAATGGGGTACAGGCCCCATGGGGGGCACTGTTACTACTGCAGGGGTCCTGCAGCCCAGGGGTCCTTCGTATGTCTTGGGGTGTCCTGTGTGTCAGGTGACATGCACTCCCCAGCTCCTTGGCTCCCCCTCGGCTTCCCCCCGGCCCCTCGCCTAGCTCCCCGAGGCGCCCACAGCGAGAGAAGGAGATTGAGAGAaatcagacacatcaggagtCAAACGTGCCAGCCCACCCTGCGGTTTCCTGTTACCTTCTCGCGTTGCCTCCTGGGGGGCCGCTGGTGGGGGACAAAgcgctgcccagggctccagtaCACACTCATCTCTCCCTCCACGAAGGCCTGtcatgccagctctgcccctccagAGTCCCTCTCTGCCTTGGCAGTGCGGGGGAGCAGAAGCAGAAGTAGGTGCCAGCCCCTCGCCCACATTTCATGCCAGCCTGCACACCTTCTGCTCGCTATTCCCAAGTCCCACCCGGTGTGGTGAGGGTCTCTGGGCTAATGGGGCTGCTGATGTGAATCCTGACCTACAAAGGGATCTGAACACACCGGGCTCCTGCCTTTGGGTTGCTTCTTTCTGATGGGCAAAGAGGCctgaaaaatgtgtgtgttgggggggcagaggTCCCCTAGAAATATCAGGGCCACCCGCGATGCCCATctctgctccagctggggcctgtCAGCTGGCTGGCTTGCAGGGCACGTGCTAGTGGTTGACGGAGGGCTACTTCTTTCACTTTCCAAACTGTGCAGGAGTGACACAAAATGCTAAGAGATGGGGCCAGCTGGATGCAGGCGCTCAGTGCTCAGCCACTGGCCCAGGCCACGTCCCCCCGCTCTCTGGTTCTCCAGAGGGTCTCCCACTCCAGCCGGGAGCTGAGCTAGGCAGAGGAGGAAGTGTCTTAATAACCAAAATCCTCTGCCAGTGGAAATCATAATGCCGGGGCCCAAGCCGGAAGGCTGCAGATCCCCCCATTGGGCCTAGGTCTTTAGGAGAGCACTGGGCATGACAGGCTGATGCCACTCCCCCTGAGCGCCAGCCAGGTCAGCTGGGCTTGTCCTGCTGGCATAACGCTGCGTGTCTCGGCCCGtcgtgggtgggtgggaggcagagcttggggcaggtgctgggggcCACATTCAGGGCAATGGTTTGGAGTTCAGCTGTGCGTCCCAGGAGCACCCTAGAGGTTTGGAAGCATGACCTAGTGGTTAAAGCTCCTGGCTAAGTATGGTGGgctctgggttctaatcctgcctctgctgctgatTTGCTGGGTGATTTTAGGCaagtcccttccctgctctgtgcctcagtttccccatctatacaatgggCATAAgggtcccaccccaccccaggctggTGTCACAAgacttaaatcaaatccaccaCTGCACTCAGGGAAGAGGTGATACGAAACCAAGTGGGTATGCATCCTTCTATGATTCCCTGCTTCCCTCCTGGCTGGACCCCCGCAGCGCTCAGCATCTCCTGGCACAGAGTGTGAGATGCTCGGCTGCTCCCAGCATCACTCCCATGAGACCACACCTCCACTTACCAGCCCACAAAGAGTTTGGGGCTGGGTTTCATGCAAGGGCTCAGACGCACTGGATCTCCCAGCCCAAGGaaccaggctgggcagcatgagtGGCCATGGAGGCTAGCAGACAGGGCACTGGGGTGGGACTCAGAAAACCTGGTTCTAttgccagctctgccaccaaGCTGCTGGGagatcttgggcaagtcgctgcactgctccatgcctcagtttcccctcccacccatctcTGTTGTGATTttatctctttggggcagggtatTTCTATTACTGTGAGTTTTGTGCAGCTCTGAGCAcaatgggccctgatcctggccAGGACCTCCAGTGCTTGGTGTAGTGCTGGGCACCAAGCTGCAGGTGCTGAAAGGGAAGAGGGAAGCTGTGACACACGTGGAGAGGGGTTAAGCTGCCCTAAGAaccgctgcaggcagcagggaagCCGAGGGACTCAGCCACGCTCTGCTGGGTCGCTGGGGATCAGCAATGGCAAGCTGGAGGGGACGATTCCTTGTGCCGGGCCCCGATGAGCAGCTCCCTTGGTCTGGGTAAATGGTTTCGCTCCCACAGACCCAGGCTCTGATTGCTCGGGCAGCTTCTGGCTGACAGGCCACTCGGGTTGCAGCGGGACCAAGGGGCAGCCATTGTTCCTGAAAATAGGTCCAGGGGATTGGTTGCCTAATAATTTTTTCATGCTTGAGTTCTCGCTTTCTTTGGCGGTTCCGCTTACAGCTGCCCGCGGCCAGCTCCTCGCCTGCCTGAAGCCAGGTGCACATTACCTGAGCCGCACGGCCACGGGTTAGTGTAACCGCCGCATGTCACGCCCGCTGGAAGGGAGGCAGCGCTGTAATGTATCCGCGGCAGGCAGGTTGTgtttctgggctgggctgggtgctggCCAGCGCTGGATTGCTGGCGTGTTTGGAACTCAGCTACGCCAGTGTTTCGCAGGGCCGACTGCTGCCCTCCAGGCCTGCTCCTCAGACACACCTGCCTTCCACCCCAGCACGCCCCCCGGCAGGTtacgggggcgggggagggaaatGAGCAGGGACCTGGGTTTCTGTTGGGCTCGGAGAGGCTAAAAGATTATGGGTCAAATTCAGCGCCTGGAGCCAGTGGGGTTGCTGGGCTGGAGCGGAAGGCAGAATTCGACCATAGGTAATCAGAGCTGCAGAAGAAACCAAGCTAGTGCCGTCCCTTGTAGCTGGGATCACGGGGTGGGTGTGAGTACACACGCCTGGGTGGGCACTTCACCATGTCTAGCCACAGCTGCccgctcccttcccccacccactggGTACCCGTCAAGGATTGTTAGTGGGTGGAAATGTCTCTGCCACCTGCCCACTGgaaggatggcaaaaggcacatttcTGAACTCCCATCTGGATAGGAATAGGAGTgggatcagtttaaaaaaatccctcttcCACCTTTTAGTTGATCCCATTTATAGCCAGCCTACAGTGGAGGGATCCAGACTGCCCCTGCAGTGTCTGATCCAGGGTTCACTTCTTGTCCGAAACTGTTGTGTTGTGTGGCTGTTAAATCGTTGCTgggttccaccccagaagtggctgcattcttGTGGCAGGTGAAGCGATTCCTGAGCTAACCATCTATAAAGCACTTAGAGTCTCCTGCATATGTTGAAACTTCCCAGGCCAGAGAGCCTGAGCAaaccacacccccagcccaactCCAGAAGCAACAAGCTGAGAACTGAGCAACTCATCCCATGTCCCTggtttggagctagggttgttcCCAGTGTGCACTGCTCTGCCCCATAATCCTGCTGTGTTCCCCTTTGCCCTGGCCTGGTGCCCACCTCCGAGCTGGGCGCAGGTCAccggagctcaggctgcagcgaTGTTGCAAACCCCCGCGGCTGTGCTCAGCACGAGGTCCCCGGCGCTGGCCTTAAGTGCACATGCTGCAGCGGGGGTGAGGCTGCCAGGACAGCGGCTGTCGGGCACCAGGGACCCACCTGGTGGCTTCCACACAGAACTACAGTGCCCCGGCCCCGGGCTCTGTGCGAGCAGAGCTCTCCCGGAGAGAGGGGAGGTGAGCGGGGTGCACATGGGGGCGCTGTCTGGGGAGCGGTGAGAGCACCACTAGTCCCATCAACCCCCAGCCTTAGGGAGCCATCTGTACCCGTGCAAAGGCAGCGTGAAACCAACCCAGAATCTTCCCTTCGCTTTGTGCAAACAAGGCAAGGAGGCGTGGGGGCTCCCACCCGTGCACGGAGCAGGCCCAGCCGTGCTTGGCTAGCGAGAgctcccccaggctctggggAAAT from Gopherus flavomarginatus isolate rGopFla2 chromosome 12, rGopFla2.mat.asm, whole genome shotgun sequence includes the following:
- the FSCN2 gene encoding fascin-2 isoform X1, producing the protein MPTNGIHQVLKIQFGLINFQSRYLTAESFGYKVNASAPSLKRKQIWTLEQDEADSSVVFLRSHLGRYLATDKDGKVSCEAEKPGRDGRFAIVTQSDGRWALQSQPYKRFFGGSEDRLSCFAQAVTEAELWTVHLAIHPQANLLSISRRRYAHLSALEDEISTDSNIPWGVDALITLTFQNQRYCLRACDNRYLQNDGALVPEPSPRTGYTLEFKAGKVAFKDCNGKYLAPIGPTGTLKAGRSSKPGKDELFDLEESHPQVVFLASNGRYVSIRQGVNVSANQDEEMTHETFQMQIDRETKKCIFHSNVGSSWTLVSHGGIQVTATSVAANSMFDMEWRGRRVALKASNGKYICAKKNGQLAAVSDSVGKPWQKGWLWPHWAGLPHDPLPTALPCSPGEDEEFVLKLINRPILVLRGDHGFVCCHRGSNLLDANRATYDVFQLLFSDGAYHIRGLSGKFWYVASSGAICSDGEMSEDFFFEFRERGRVAIRGKNGKYLRGDPAGTLRADADSLPRATLWEY
- the FSCN2 gene encoding fascin-2 isoform X2, encoding MPTNGIHQVLKIQFGLINFQSRYLTAESFGYKVNASAPSLKRKQIWTLEQDEADSSVVFLRSHLGRYLATDKDGKVSCEAEKPGRDGRFAIVTQSDGRWALQSQPYKRFFGGSEDRLSCFAQAVTEAELWTVHLAIHPQANLLSISRRRYAHLSALEDEISTDSNIPWGVDALITLTFQNQRYCLRACDNRYLQNDGALVPEPSPRTGYTLEFKAGKVAFKDCNGKYLAPIGPTGTLKAGRSSKPGKDELFDLEESHPQVVFLASNGRYVSIRQGVNVSANQDEEMTHETFQMQIDRETKKCIFHSNVGSSWTLVSHGGIQVTATSVAANSMFDMEWRGRRVALKASNGKYICAKKNGQLAAVSDSVGEDEEFVLKLINRPILVLRGDHGFVCCHRGSNLLDANRATYDVFQLLFSDGAYHIRGLSGKFWYVASSGAICSDGEMSEDFFFEFRERGRVAIRGKNGKYLRGDPAGTLRADADSLPRATLWEY